One Oryza sativa Japonica Group chromosome 8, ASM3414082v1 DNA window includes the following coding sequences:
- the LOC4345696 gene encoding uncharacterized protein, whose product MGSTSSMLTQYDIEEVQDHCDHAFSQQEIVSLYHRFCQLDRNGGGFVSAEEFMTVPEFAVNPLSQRLLRMLDGLNFKEFVAFLSAFSPRASLQQKIEFIFRVYDTDCNGKVAFDDILSILRDLSGSFMTEQQRQKVLIHVLEEAGYTKDSNFTLPDFMKILDNSDVKMEVEVPID is encoded by the exons ATGGGGAGCACCTCGTCGATGCTGACGCAGTACGACATCGAGGAGGTCCAGGACCACTGCGACCACGCCT TCTCGCAGCAGGAGATCGTGTCGCTGTACCACCGGTTCTGCCAGCTCGACCGGAATGGGGGCGGATTCGTCTCCGCCGAGGAATTCATGACCGTCCCCGAGTTCGCCGTGAACCCTCTCTCTCAG AGGCTTCTGAGGATGCTCGATGGGCTGAACTTTAAGGAGTTCGTGGCGTTCTTATCGGCGTTTAGTCCCCGCGCAAGCCTGCAGCAAAAAATTGAAT TTATTTTCAGGGTTTATGACACTGACTGCAATGGGAAGGTGGCATTTGATGATATCTTGAGCATCTTGCGGGATCTGTCTGGTTCTTTTATGACTGAGCAGCAGAGGCAG AAAGTTTTGATCCATGTTTTAGAAGAAGCTGGCTATACAAAAGATTCAAATTTTACTCTGCCAGACTTTATGAAG ATTCTTGACAATTCTGATGTGAAGATGGAGGTTGAAGTTCCTATTGACTAA
- the LOC136351117 gene encoding uncharacterized protein, whose product MAETEDTQLQKAIFAQYIMMKKLFMELEEEREASATSASAALSMIRKLQKEKEEQRMEAWQYKRIAEEKISHSDKALEILQEVLQQKELENFYLRNQLLVYKHKLLDVGIDECDIADETITNNIPLFESKTVENLCRSIKRNFSLPTLQMKKLFAEKDTDRNVESTKSRLGGFVCNLSEDELKHISGNASDFKALEVQKSLLTDGDATEEHGEEPNPPSSDLSQQPHLLEESSCSSSLLSNHRDTSSERAIQVGENAEDTRHGDQLKQSHSGIGKEEVQSHPLEESSSCSSFSTSSNHRDICSEREIQVGRNAEDAPHGDQTKESHSGIEAEEVAVHPISDIVDTIKIQERSQGVEESSCTANEIITKESELSPKDVPKERRPQALSKLSATRKVGSMNNLYRNVHVITDKSSTPRGKNSTPRAGTERTRSRLKRVQSEKMVEMNDTRKNKEQIIMLKEVYEQLNMIESHMRPSTSQETPRNDQSLESVLEAALSFSL is encoded by the exons ATGGCAGAAACTGAAGATACTCAGTTACAAAAAGCAATATTCGCACAGTACATTATGATGAAGAAGTTATTCATGGAGttggaagaggagagagaagcttCAGCAACTTCTGCAAGTGCAGCCTTGTCAATGATTCGAAAGCttcagaaggagaaggaggagcagAGGATGGAAGCATGGCAGTACAAGAGGATAGCTGAGGAAAAGATTAGCCACAGTGACAAAGCACTGGAGATTCTACAGGAAGTCCTTCAACAGAAGGAACTGGAGAATTTTTATCTGAGAAACCAATTGCTGGTGTATAAACACAAGCTATTGGATGTTGGTATTGATGAGTGTGATATTGCAGACGAGACGATAACTAACAATATACCATTATTTGAAAGCAAAACCGTGGAGAATCTTTGTCGTAGCATCAAAAGGAATTTCTCTCTGCCAACTTTGCAGATGAAGAAACTTTTTGCCGAAAAGGACACCGACAGAAATGTTGAATCAACAAAGAGCAGATTAGGTGGCTTTGTTTGTAATTTGAgtgaagatgaattgaagcatATTTCTGGAAATGCTAGTGACTTCAAGGCTCTAGAGGTTCAGAAAAGCTTGCTGACAGATGGGGATGCCACAGAAGAACATGGAGAAGAACCAAATCCTCCAAGCAGTGATCTTTCTCAACAACCTCATCTCTTGGAAGAGTCAAGTTGTTCCTCCTCGTTGTTGAGTAATCATAGAGATACATCCAGTGAAAGAGCAATACAGGTTGGGGAAAATGCGGAAGATACACGACATGGTGATCAACTCAAGCAGTCACATTCAGGCATTGGAAAGGAAGAAGTACAATCACATCCCTTGGAAGAGTCATCAAGTTGTTCCTCGTTCTCCACATCGAGTAATCACAGAGATATATGCAGTGAAAGAGAAATACAGGTTGGAAGAAACGCAGAGGATGCACCACATGGTGATCAAACCAAAGAGTCACATTCAGGCATTGAAGCGGAAGAGGTTGCAGTTCATCCTATAAGTGACATCGTTGACACAATCAAGATTCAAGAAAGAAGCCAAGGAGTAGAAGAATCCTCATGCACTGCAAATGAAATCATCACAAAGGAGTCAGAACTTTCTCCCAAGGACGTTCCGAAAGAGCGGCGGCCTCAGGCTCTATCCAAGTTATCTGCAACAAGAAAAGTTGGCTCCATGAACAACCTCTACAGGAATGTCCATGTAATCACCGATAAGAGTTCGACGCCACGAGGAAAGAATTCAACGCCACGAGCTGGCACTGAGAGGACCAGATCAAGGCTGAAGCGGGTGCAGAGCGAGAAGATGGTTGAGATGAATGACACCAGGAAAAACAAGGAGCAGATCATAATGCTCAAGGAGGTGTACGAGCAGCTTAACATGATAGAATCGCACATGAGGCCTTCGACTTCACAGGAGACCCCTCGGAATGACCAATCCTTGGAATCTGTCTTGGAG GCGGCTCTGTCCTTCTCCTTATAG